GCGGTCAGTGCCGTGGGATCGGCCGTGGCCACGTAAAGCCGCCGGTTTTCCAGTCGGACCGGTACGACCTGGTACTGCAGGGCAAGAGCCCTGGGGATGAGGGTGATGACTTCCGGTGGGAGGTTCAGCAGCTCTTTCGGGTCGACATAGGGGACCGCCAGCTTGCGGCTGAGGAAGCGGGCGAGGTCTTCTTCCCCGATAAAGCCGAGTTCGATCAGGTTGGTGCCGATGCGGCCGCCGAAGAAGACCCGGCTCTGCAGGGCTTCGTCACAGTGGCTCGGAGTGATCAGTTCGGCTTTGAGCAGCATCTCCAGCAGGGTGGTCGCCATGTCGCTCTCCCTGACGAGAAGGTTTCGGTTGCCTTGTGCCCGGTTGGCTCTTACCCCATGCGCAGGTGCAGGAAGCTCTCCAGATCGGGGCATTGCAGGTAGGGATTGTGTTCCCGCTCGTAGGCGACGGTAGAGACCGGCCGGGGTCCGTAGTCGTGGCCGGGGTAGATTCGGGTATCGGGCGGGAACGCCGCCAGCCGGCGCAGGCTGTGGTAGAGCGCCTCAGGGTCGCTGCCGGCCAGATCGGCCCGGCCGACGAAGGTGACGAACAGGGTGTCGCCGGTGATCAGGGCGCCGGGCGGATGCAGAACGATCGAACCGGGGGTGTGTCCCGGGGTGTGCAGGATTTCCACCGTCCCCTCGCCGACGTTCAGAAGGCTCCCTTCGCTCAGGGGGATATCGGCCCCTGGCACATCCAGTGGATGGGCAGCGAGCCTGGCGCCGGTCGTCTCGAGGATATGGCCGTCGCCGGCGATGTGGTCGCGGTGGCCGTGGGTGTTGACCAGAATGTCGATGGCGACGCCGTGCTTGGCGGCCGCCGTCAGCAGGTTTTCCGGGGCGAAGGAAGGGTCGACGGCGAGGCCCCGAAGGCTGCGCGGGCAGTAGAGGAGGTAGGAGAAGTTGGCCATCTCGCCGGCCCGAATCTGGACGATTTCCAGGGCCACGGCGCTCACCAGTACTGCCTGGGGGGCTCCCGATGCCCCGCCCTGACGATTTCGCCGTCGACGATGCGGAAGACGTCGCCGGTGGCGCGCACCACCCACTCGTCTCCGTCCTCCGGCGGGTTGGGAAATTCCCGGCTGCCGAGGAAGACGTCTTCGCCGTCGATGAAGCCCCACCACTCCAGGGCGCCGGTCTGCCAGATCTTGGTCTTCAGGTTGAAAGCCATGCAAGCTCCTTGTGTGTCCGTTTTAAATGCCGACATGATACCCGAGGGGCGAGGAGGGGTCAACAGCACTCGCAGATGCAGAAAAGGGACCGGCTACGGAAGCCGGTCCCTTTCTCCGCGGGTGCAAGCTGTTCTTTAATCAGTAGCCTCAGAAGTTCATCCGCAGGCCGAGGGAGACGTTGTGGCTGTCGAATTCGGTCTCGAATCTGTTAAACGGGGGATCGACCAGCAGCGGGTCGGCTTTAAGGTCGGGGTCCGAGGTGCCGAAGAAGCGGTAGCCCAGGTCGAGGGTCAGCGCCGGGTTGAGGTCAAAGGCGATCCCGGCGGCCAACTGGTAGGCGAAGACGTTGTCGTCGTCATCGACGTAGCGAACCGCACCCAATTCGTCGAAGAATTTGACGTTGTTGGCGGAGACGTTGGCAAAGCCGAGGCCACCGCCAATGTACGGCACGACGGGGCTTCCCGTCTCGAAGTCCCAGTAGCCGTTCAGCATGAGGCTGGTGGCGCTGAAATCTCCATCGCCCTTGAAATCGAGCAAGTCAACCTGGATCTTGTCGACGTCGTTTTCACGATGGGCGAGCTCGATCTCCAGGCGGGCCAGCCCGTAGTCGTAGCCGAAGGCGCCGCCGACGTTGTAGCCGTTGTCGAACTCGATCTCGTCGTCGAAGAGGGCCGGGTCATCGAAGTCGACGTTGGCGTCCTGCAGCCAGGTCCCACCGACGTGAATGCTGAAGTAGGGATGCATGGGGGGATAGGGAGCCCCGGCGGCGGACGCCACCGAGGTCAAAAGGGTTAGCGAAGCCAGCGCGACCAGCAGGGACAGCAGCTTTCTTTTCATTACTTACCTCCACTCCGTTTGACGTTGATAAAAAGCCAGCGAACCCAAGGAAGTTAACAGGGGTTAAATGAATGTCAAGGGGGGCGGTGCGCCGCCAACTCCTTTCCTTGCCATTGTTGCCGCTTGTGACCGGGGGGGATTCTCTCTATAATGCTTGCAGAGTGCCCACCCCGCCCGGGAAAGGAAATGCGACGACGATGAAATTCGCCAAGATGCACGGTGCCGGCAACGACTACGTCTACATCAACGGTTTCGAGGAGACGGTGGAGGATCCCGCCTGCCTGGCCGTCACCATCAGCAACCGCCATTTCGGCGTCGGCTCCGACGGGCTCATCCTGATCCTGCCGTCCCAGGTGGCGGATGTGCGCATGCGCATGTTCAATGCCGACGGCAGCGAGGCGGAGATGTGCGGCAACGGGGTGCGCTGCGTCGCCAAATATGCCTACGACCACGGCCTCGTCAGCGCCCGGCAGATTACCGTCGAGACCGGGGCCGGCGTCCTGCCGCTGCAACTCTTCACCAATGAGCGCAACCGGGTCGAGAAAGTGCGGGTCAACATGGGGCGGCCCCGCCTCACCCGCGGCGAGATTCCGATGACCGGCGATCCCGACGGGCAGGTGGTGAACGCCGAGCTGAAGATCCTCGACCGCACCTTCCACATCACCGCCGTCTCCATGGGCAACCCGCACTGCGTCATCTTCGTCGACAACGTCGCCGAGTTTCCGGTGGAGAAGTACGGGTCGGTCATCGAGCGGCACCCACTTTTCCCCAACCGCACCAACGTGGAGTTCGTCGAGATCGTCTCGCCCGCCGAGGTCCGCCAGCGA
The sequence above is drawn from the Desulfuromonadales bacterium genome and encodes:
- a CDS encoding MBL fold metallo-hydrolase; this encodes MSAVALEIVQIRAGEMANFSYLLYCPRSLRGLAVDPSFAPENLLTAAAKHGVAIDILVNTHGHRDHIAGDGHILETTGARLAAHPLDVPGADIPLSEGSLLNVGEGTVEILHTPGHTPGSIVLHPPGALITGDTLFVTFVGRADLAGSDPEALYHSLRRLAAFPPDTRIYPGHDYGPRPVSTVAYEREHNPYLQCPDLESFLHLRMG
- a CDS encoding outer membrane beta-barrel protein encodes the protein MKRKLLSLLVALASLTLLTSVASAAGAPYPPMHPYFSIHVGGTWLQDANVDFDDPALFDDEIEFDNGYNVGGAFGYDYGLARLEIELAHRENDVDKIQVDLLDFKGDGDFSATSLMLNGYWDFETGSPVVPYIGGGLGFANVSANNVKFFDELGAVRYVDDDDNVFAYQLAAGIAFDLNPALTLDLGYRFFGTSDPDLKADPLLVDPPFNRFETEFDSHNVSLGLRMNF
- the dapF gene encoding diaminopimelate epimerase, with product MKFAKMHGAGNDYVYINGFEETVEDPACLAVTISNRHFGVGSDGLILILPSQVADVRMRMFNADGSEAEMCGNGVRCVAKYAYDHGLVSARQITVETGAGVLPLQLFTNERNRVEKVRVNMGRPRLTRGEIPMTGDPDGQVVNAELKILDRTFHITAVSMGNPHCVIFVDNVAEFPVEKYGSVIERHPLFPNRTNVEFVEIVSPAEVRQRTWERGAGETLACGTGSAAVTVAGVLNGHTERRLLNHLLGGDLEMEFAEDGHVYMTGPAVQVFEGDYRPQ